The Bacilli bacterium region CTCTTTAATCTCACGATACTTTAATAAGTCTTTAAACATATTTTGCCCGTTTTTTCGGGTGCCGTTTGGAATAATGATACCTAAGTCGGGGTTGACGATATCCTTATCACCCACGTCGGTTCGGTTAAATCGATTGAAAAGATGCGGAAAATAGACAATGGGAAATTCCAAACCTTTGGACTTATGAATCGTCATTAGGTTAACGGCATCATTCAAATTTTCGCTTGCATTGACGGATAAGTCGACTCCGTAATCATCCATATATGAAAAGTAATTTACAAAGTCGTGCAAAGTAAAGCCGATTGTAGCCAGTGTTTTAGATAATGCCACCAAACTATCCAGTTTAGCGATATTGGCCTGAATGTCTCCAATCAAAATCAAACGGTCATAAACTTCAAAATCAATCAGTAATCTGCTCAAAAGCTGGTTTAACGGCAGACTGTTTATTGTTTTATAGGAGTTGATTCTTTGCATCAAATTAGAATTAGCCCAGGTATTATCCTTTATAACCCGATAGATCGTTTCGTCACTATCATTGATTATGTATGAGCGGGAAAGACTAAGGAAAGCATGTTTCTTTGTAACCTCATCATAGTTGACGTCGTCGCCTATCGAATCGACCAGCAAGCAAAGTGAGTGAAACGCCATTATAACATCGCTGCTGGCCATGCCTTCGTCTTGCTCGATACGGAGGGGCAATTGATATTCGTCAAAAATCTTTTTAAAAAGAGAAAAGTCTCTTTTCCGATCAACCAAAATTGCGAAATCCTCCAAGGATATGGAGCGCTTTTGTCCCGTACTCTTATCCATGACTTGATAATTGCCGGAAATTTTGCTCGCTATATCACTGGCAATAATTCGAATCTCATATTCAACCCGGTCCGAAGATAGCATCTTTTTGTTGTCATAAGGAATAATTTCCGTATGGCAGTTCTGGTCCACCGAACCTTGATTATCATAATTCAGATTGCCAAATTCTATTAAATGACTGTCCCGATAATCCGCGCCGCCATACTCCAAGGTCATCAGTGATGAAAACATTTGGTTTATATCTTCTAAAACTTCTCGGCGGGAACGGAAATTTTTGTTCATGTCGATTCGATGTCCGTCTACACCTTTACCATACGTCATGTACTTATCGGAAAAGATTTTGCTATTGGCGTTACGAAAGCGATATATCGATTGTTTTACATCTCCCACCATATATAAATTATTATTGGCGATACGATTTAAAACCGCTTCTTGGATATCGCTGGTATCCTGATATTCATCCACCATAATGTACTTTAAAGAGGACCTTATTTCCTCACTTATCGCCGGATTATCCAAAACCTTCAATGCGAGCCTTGCGATGGATGAAAAATCGTATAAACCATATTTTTGTTTGAATTCTTCCAGTCGCCGATTAACTTCGTTAGCCAGTTTAATTAAAGTGATTTTTTCTTCCTTTGTGCTTAAAAAATCCTCTTTTGAATCAGCCTTTATAAGCAGGGGCGCCATCGCTTTAATTTTCTTGATTAGGTCTTTTTGTTGGTTTCGAATATTCTCATCGCTGGCATCGGTGTCTTTTTGCTTCCGGGGGAATGAAGGCAGATTTAAAATACGCCGAATAATTTCTTCTTTGCTTCCGTTTATAAAATTAGTTTTGATGTAATCGTTTATTCGCGATGCCTCGTTTGGGCTCTGCAAATAATTGGTCATATCATCCAGCAGTTCAATCCGTTTTGCAAAAATTCTTGAATACTGCCCATAGTTATCTTCAAAGAAACCGGCGGAAAGATAATTGTCCTCATACTGAAGAAGCATTTTATCGGGATTAATCAAAAGATTGCTCGCATCTAATATCGAAAGAATCAACTCCTTTAAATCATGATCGTTTTTATAACAATACTTTTTGATCAAGTTTAAAAATTGCAAATCGGGATTTTGATAGTGTCGACAAAAGACGTCGTCTATTATCCGATGCTTTTCGATGGTAAACAGCGATTGATCGGCAATATCAATATTTTGATCGACGCCGATATCAAGGTGATACTTTTTCACCAAATAGAGGGCATAAGCATCAAATGTCATAATATACGAACTATCGATATCTTCCGCCACCGCCTGGGTTAAGGGGTTGGCCGCCAGTTTCTTGCGAATTCTTTCTTTCATTTCGCGGGCCGCAGCATTGGTGAAGGTCAAGACGAGTATGCTATCCAACGAAATGCTTTTTTCGGCGATGAGTCGGTAGACGCGCTCAGTTAAAACAGCCGTTTTGCCACTTCCCGCGCCGGCGGAGACCAAAACGTTGCTGCCATCGATGTCAATTGCCTTTTCTTGAATAGGAGTAAATTTATTGCTCATCGGCCAATTCCTCCTTTATCTCAAAATTACGATAATCCTTTTCTTGACGATAGCAGACATCGCGGAAAGGACAGTGACTGCAGGCATCGACTTTTTTCCCGATTCGAAGCGGGTTTATAGCAAAATCCATCTCCCGGATCTTCCTATCCCCGGCGATGATTTTCTCTTCGGCAACGCTGGCCAAATTTACGAAAAAATCGGCACTGAATGTCTTTGAAGATTTGGATAAATTACCGTCGTTATTATATTTGACGTTACTAACATAGTAGTATTCCCCATCATGGATGTTGAATGCCGCCTGATCAAAAGTATCTTCACTCGATGGGCCCTGTAACCGCTGGCGAGAGAAATAATAGCTTTCATCATGGCCCTCCGGCAAAAAAATACGTTCATCTAGGAATAACGGATGAATGTAAAGGCCGATAATTTGATAGTCATCTGCCTCGCAAGTTTGAAAAAGAAAGTCATAGAATGGCAGTTGCAGTGAAGCTCCGTACTCTACAAGTGCCGGATTAAACCGTTCTAAACCAGTTTTATAATCAACGAGAACAACCTTCTTACCTTCTTCGCCTATAAAATATACCTTATCGATTGTGCCGACAATTCGCGTATATTTATTAATTTGATAGTCGTACTTTTTTTCGACAAGAACATGATTTAACTTCATTCCTTGCTCATGGCGATGAATAAAATTAATTGCCATTTTCAATTCTTCCTTTAAGCGCATTAAAAATATTTCTTCATCCACATTTAATTCGATTATCGCTTTTGTTTCAGCAAAACATTTTTCGAAATTAAAACCGGGACTATACGATTCTTGAAGTAACTTATGCGCTAGCGTTCCGTATTTCAAATTAAATGATTCCGTAGTATCACGCAGGCCGATAATTCGTTCAAGATAATAGTGAAAAGCGCACTCGTAATAAGTTTTAAAAGATGAATAGGAATGAACGAATGGTCTTGAACTAAAATCAACGTCGATTCCCGTGAACGAATTATCAAATTCGCGGTAAGGAATCTTTTCACTTCGGTCGAGGATCAATAGGTCGGAGGATAGATAGTCATATTTTCGTTTCCAGTCGAGAAGTGTCGCATGATAAGAAGCAATCCGTTTGGCACTGAAATCAAAATCATAGGTCGGCGATTCAAAGGTAATTTTTGAAATCTTATCGAGATAAGAGGGCGGAAAATTTTCCTCTCCGTCAACATATTTTGAATAACTTAAATGCAGGTTTTTCTCTAAATTAAGTG contains the following coding sequences:
- a CDS encoding PD-(D/E)XK nuclease family protein is translated as MDKVFNYDVLILPPAVKKTFVRLHNYYPTSHLKIITLDDLKADYFFGLGPKEEMFLFNKFNLSINDAHFIADAFYDFKLNPGSSMRLSKANAIKEALKKNGYLQANHYFASDLKAKNIIVIGYEPQNEELAFFIRKYNLMVDFVPFPPVKEQLRIRVFNDLEAEISAFFNDVSRLLVADKKLSDIVLLNPPTEYLPLLERYSHLYRIPLNLPVAEPLITFPLAQAFLASGDENLLKDDIVSQKIRALCGQYPARDIADYNLFLTQLFSRTKIAFSKYQTAISVMDFLPLDDKKEVFVLGFSQGHYPHQGRDFSYLNSQEKMLLGQNDIHLLNAEDRHLLFWALNLEKNLHLSYSKYVDGEENFPPSYLDKISKITFESPTYDFDFSAKRIASYHATLLDWKRKYDYLSSDLLILDRSEKIPYREFDNSFTGIDVDFSSRPFVHSYSSFKTYYECAFHYYLERIIGLRDTTESFNLKYGTLAHKLLQESYSPGFNFEKCFAETKAIIELNVDEEIFLMRLKEELKMAINFIHRHEQGMKLNHVLVEKKYDYQINKYTRIVGTIDKVYFIGEEGKKVVLVDYKTGLERFNPALVEYGASLQLPFYDFLFQTCEADDYQIIGLYIHPLFLDERIFLPEGHDESYYFSRQRLQGPSSEDTFDQAAFNIHDGEYYYVSNVKYNNDGNLSKSSKTFSADFFVNLASVAEEKIIAGDRKIREMDFAINPLRIGKKVDACSHCPFRDVCYRQEKDYRNFEIKEELADEQ
- a CDS encoding UvrD-helicase domain-containing protein — its product is MSNKFTPIQEKAIDIDGSNVLVSAGAGSGKTAVLTERVYRLIAEKSISLDSILVLTFTNAAAREMKERIRKKLAANPLTQAVAEDIDSSYIMTFDAYALYLVKKYHLDIGVDQNIDIADQSLFTIEKHRIIDDVFCRHYQNPDLQFLNLIKKYCYKNDHDLKELILSILDASNLLINPDKMLLQYEDNYLSAGFFEDNYGQYSRIFAKRIELLDDMTNYLQSPNEASRINDYIKTNFINGSKEEIIRRILNLPSFPRKQKDTDASDENIRNQQKDLIKKIKAMAPLLIKADSKEDFLSTKEEKITLIKLANEVNRRLEEFKQKYGLYDFSSIARLALKVLDNPAISEEIRSSLKYIMVDEYQDTSDIQEAVLNRIANNNLYMVGDVKQSIYRFRNANSKIFSDKYMTYGKGVDGHRIDMNKNFRSRREVLEDINQMFSSLMTLEYGGADYRDSHLIEFGNLNYDNQGSVDQNCHTEIIPYDNKKMLSSDRVEYEIRIIASDIASKISGNYQVMDKSTGQKRSISLEDFAILVDRKRDFSLFKKIFDEYQLPLRIEQDEGMASSDVIMAFHSLCLLVDSIGDDVNYDEVTKKHAFLSLSRSYIINDSDETIYRVIKDNTWANSNLMQRINSYKTINSLPLNQLLSRLLIDFEVYDRLILIGDIQANIAKLDSLVALSKTLATIGFTLHDFVNYFSYMDDYGVDLSVNASENLNDAVNLMTIHKSKGLEFPIVYFPHLFNRFNRTDVGDKDIVNPDLGIIIPNGTRKNGQNMFKDLLKYREIKEDISEKIRLFYVALTRAREKIIILHGTEEKSVYAIEDATSLDDFITLLPNKESYYVSSDKNINPPSKREIKTMDDSEQLLKIHALDFSFAQKEDRQISKVMASPVEDRLLVMGERLHHLLEMSDFINKKVPAYSTESETKIITKVLNLPLFDGVTASNLYREYPFFDKATEHEGIIDGFIVEKDTITLFDYKLKHFDDVAYARQLRIYADYLKTVFQKPVRAYLISIFDGIYRPVDI